TAAGTTGTCAATCACCGATTTTCTATCCTTGGATTCCCATCTCTTCCTTTTCTCCAACCTAGCTAGTCCCTCCTGAAATAGTTATCAACCAGTCAAGAAACTAGATAAGCATGGTAGATGATCATCTTTGtctctatcttttttttttttttttttggtaaaatagAAACGAATAATTCATTCAAACCTGGAGCATTGCAGCATTAATGCTAAGGTCTGACTTCTCAGCAACGAGAGTTACAATGAGAACGGTGCCAGTTCCTTTTCCCTTGACTTTTCCGCCAGAAACATCCCTTTCCTCTATCATAGCAGTAAACTGCAGTGAGCTTCCCATTGTCTGCTCACTCAAAAACTGAGCAGCTTCGGTACCAAATTCATCATCCAGGCTCGGAACTTTAAGGAATGCAAGACTACATAGCTGAGCAAGCCCAGGAGACGCTGATAATGAAGGATCAAGAGGTCGTAATTGACTGTATGGAACCTCCTCTTGATTCCCATAATCAATATAAAACACTTCAAAGTTGTCAGTAGGAGATTGAACTCCTCCTCGAGGTGCATTGACAATCTTCACAAGGCAAAAGTGGAATACAAGAACATGTCAGAATGGCATACAAAGATTGCATAACAGGCAAGCAAGAAAGGAAAAGGCCATCCCCACGAAAGTGTAAAATATAAGCCATACAAAAAAGAATTGAAAAGAATAAAACAAAGGACACAGAAGTTAGAACAAACCATTGCACGATTCCAGGAATTATCCATACTAAACTGAGCAAGGACGATGTCACCCTTCTTAGGGTTAAAGGCACCAATCACAGGAGCTTCTTGGATAGTTAAAGATGCAAGCTGTTTTTGGATAGCTGATACTCTCTGATCTCCCACTGTCTGGACATAAAATTTTCCGCCACCCAATATTTCTGTAACCACCACCTGAAAATAACAAGAAAAGTAAATTAACCGATTTCTTGACAGTAGAAAAGCACCATTTAGTTCAGTTCTTAGAGCACCTGTAGCAGTTCTTTTTGCTTGTTTTCAACAGTGGCAGGTCCATTGGAAACTTCCTCTCCTTCAACATAGTTCTCCCAAATCTACACATAAAAGCGTAAAGATAAATAAAGCCAGAAAGTTTAATTAGCATTAGCAAAAGAAAATTGGCAAAAGAAAGATATGAACTGCTTCTTACTTTCAGCTTCTTCCTCTTGGCAGATAGCTCAGCCTGTTCAAGAAGATGAGCATCAGGAATCCTATCACTACCAAATGAAGTTTGTAGCTTAGCCAGGCCAGCCTCAAGAAGCGTCACAGCCACATTGGTTTTTGATTCCCACAAAGATCCCAAAAATGTTCCAGTTCTATCAACAGTTTCAACTTCAACCTGTGTAGAAAAACATAcactaattaaaaacaaaaacaaatacaaAAATGGCAGACAAGCAGTTGACAGAGAGAGACCCATACCACCACATCTCTCTGCATGATCTTTCGTCTCATCAGAGCTATGGCTTCATCTGAGTAGGGCTCCTCGCGACCAGGACATCTGACACCAGAAAATGAAAAGGCAATGCTACAAGTTTCCTTTGGGATCAACAACTTGAAACGATGACCACTAAGGACATATTCCACAATAGCTGGAATCCTGCCACGATTCAGGAATGGCAGGAAATCCCTAGCTTTCTTGGCTGATGCCTGGTAGTATACAAGAAATGGAAATTGGAATTCAGATAAGAAATAGAAATATAACAgaaagaaaataatcaaaataaaaggagATCACCAACCATTGTAAGGTCTTGAATGTGCATGACCGGAGGATCCTTCGCAGAATGAATTCCCTTCTTCCCAGAAATAGCACGGGATTCAGCAGCCAGAAGGGCATCATAATAGTTTGATCTTTCCTCAAAATCTCTATGTCTTATCACAGTGCCAAAGCCACGTCCAACAACCAACTCGGCCACATTCAAGCCAGGCTGCTGGCTGCCAGCTGCAGATGCGTTTGCTGCAGAAACCTCATCACCATCACCCTTGATGGAAGACAGGAGGAAGACTGAGCCAAAATCCATTACCCTTGAATCTGCAGATGCAGCAGGAGCTCCATCTGCCATGGGGACTTTCCTGGAATATTCCATTTGTACACTCACCTAATAAAAGCAAGTtgacaaattaaaaatatatgttCAACACTACCAGAATAAGATATAAATGAGCAGGTGTTCAAACCTGTTTTCCTACAAGGCGTGTTCTTAAAAATTCCCTTGCTTCACGGGCATAGGCAGTTGGCTTTTCAACTCTTCGAGGATTGCCCATTTTTGGACATCTAATGCTTGAAAGATTGACTCGGCGCTCAGCAAGAGGACTGCCATAAGGGATAGAATCATCAGCCACAACAATGCAGTCCCCACTAACAACCTCCACAACCTGAGAAAAAAATATACTTCCATAAATAATTACAAAATCAAGAACCTGCTAATACAATAACATGAAAAGAATAATTCCATTACCTTTCCTGTGAAGTTTTGATCACGAATTGCCTTGGAATTTGTAGCTGGCGGTACATAGTTTGTCCACATCCTCAGCCGAGCTTTCTTGGCTTGAAGCTCTGCAGACTTCAAACGCCGCTTGGCATCATCCTCCATCATATTAGCACTCCATTCAACATATTTTGCTAGACCCTTTATTTGAGAAGAAATGGTTAGGATGAGAGATGAGGGGAGAGAGAGAATTCAGAGTATATCAACATAAATTCATGGAAAGGAAGTATGCATGTTTTGTTTCGTAAAAATATCAGGATGAAATGACTCGGATAAACCAAGAAACAGTTTAGCTATAAACTGACGAGGGTATAATAAAATTTacaagcaaaagaagaaaaaaaactaaCTTATGTTAAATAAAAAACACGAATTCTATAAATTATAATTCAGTAATAGTCCAATGTTATATCATTGATTAAACCAATGTTGGGGCCAAGAACATACATTTTCCACAAGCTCCAAAGCGAGGTCTTTTGCTGTATCACCTTCAGGATAATAAACTGACCCAATCAAATTGCTGAATTTGTCTACACCTTCGAGGACAATACGAACCTACAAAATTAACCCTGAATTTAGGCTATTATACAAAAAGAATGCATACATGAATGATACTTGTCAACTTAAAAGTATTCATTCCCTCACCTCTCTATTCAAACAGCGAACTTCTGTAAAATATTTTGCTTCTGGTCCAAACGGATCAGGAGAAACTTCAGAAGAAGCTGTCGATGATGCAGCAAGCCTCTGTGCCGATGTTAAGGCAGCCCGTGGCTCAGCTGAAGCATCTCCATTTTGTTCATCAGAAGTCAAATCTGTTTCAACAACAGTTTCGGCAGCAGCCCTTCTACCCATTGAAGGGGCCTAAATAAACAGGAAAAGGATATTCAAAAAGCAAACTCATATGATGAACCCCAAAAAGTAGACTAAAAGTTATGAATTAGAACTTGTACCTGGATACCAGCAACAAAGACCTGCACAAACTGAAAATCTGGAAGCAAATAGACTCGAACAGTACTACCATCGCGAACCTGCTCAACGATACCTTGCATTGGACTGCCCTTATTTGCAGCCAGAAGACCCATGGCATCCAAGTTACTTGGGTCACCAATGGCAGAAGGAGGTAAATTACGTATAGAAGCCTCAGCAGCACCAGGTACCTACAACCACAATTACAAAGATCATGACCGTTAAAAACTACTCTTTGCTAAATCAGTGAGTCAAATATATAATGGACTGCTACAAAGGGGAAAAAGATTACCTTGCTCCATCGACCCACGCCTTGTTGTTTGGCCTGTTCTTCAAGACGTAGCAATTCAGCAAGGAAAGGACTTGCTTCCCCTTTCTGCTGTCCTTGTTCCCTAACCTGTAGAAGCCCAGCTCAGTTAAACTGAGTACAAAAAAAATAAACCTTTCCCAGTGTTTTTACAAACTGAAAAGCAAATAACCTTAGCCCAGCCTTCAGAGACAACCAACATTGCAACATTTTTGTCACCACCAAGGTAAACAGACCCAAATTCTCGGCCTATGCTTGGTACTGCATATTCGACTCTAAAAGTGACTTCCTGAACACAGAATAAATTAATTTAGATACACATGTTCTAAACAACCAAGCGTCACCTATAACAAGTAAAAACAATAACCAGAATAATTCAAAAGAAACAGCACCTTTCCAATGCAGAGCTTCCTCAAATACTCTCTGCTGTCCCAGGCAAATGGCTCATCAACACCTCCTCTTCGGGCCTATTAATTAGAGGAAAAAGGAAGAGCAAGAAAATAAGCATCAGCTGGAAGTTTTACTCAAAAGATATGCAACAAAAATGTTTATCTTAGACGTTGGAAATTATACAATTAAAACACATAAAGCGACTCTCATCCAACAAAATCATTATCCAAACAAAAACTAAATTAATCAGCAAGAAAAAGTAAAACAAACATACAAACCATCATTTAATAGCGAACTAATCCAAAAGCAAACTTGCATTCAAATGAGCTTTACCAGTCTAGGAGCAATGAGAGAAGCCAAGGTAATGGTTTTCTCAGGTGGAGGTCCAGGCCTGTTACTGGTCAAGGCCATTATCACCAAGCTATCCCCCGATGGAACTGCTTTGACTCTCCCTTTGTACCATCCCGTGCCACTAGCAGTTGAAGCCGCCATCGCCAACGGCTAAGATCTACATAAAGAATTAGCAAACAGTCCACTTTCTACATCAGTATTTCTATGAACATACAAAAAACATTTGCAATTCTAAATAATAGAATTCAAACAAATCCAGATCTGTAACATCGGACTAATAGCATCTTCGAAACGACCGACAATTCATCGTTTAATCTTATAAAACGCTACATGCATCACGAAAACGTCAATATATTAATAACTGAACCGATCTAAAAACTTGATCTGTTAATTTCTCAAACAAAAGCAACGAAAAACAACATAAATAAAATCATTGCATGAAAAAAATCAGATTATAGCAATGCAAACGGAATAGATCTAATACTAAAAACATGAAGAATTATCGGTACTGATATTTTTACCTGGATCAGCTGAGGAAAACCGAAGCCTTATTGATCTATCAAAAATATGGATTGAAAGATTTTATTTAGGCTCCGTTTATTATATCTCAGTGTTATTTTagaggaaaataaataaataaattaaagaaggaagaaaaacacGAGACAAGATAGAGACGGCgatcagagagagagagaggttgGAGATCGTGTTAAGAGGAGGGGTCAATATGTAAACGGAGAGGTAGGCGAGGTGGGCGATGAATATTTATATACCCTCctttttaggtaaaatttacatGGAGTGCCACGGAATTTACGGTCCTTTTTGATATTGACCAAAGTGACACTGATACTGCCTATGGGGTTAGATTTCCTAATTCAGAATTGCGTCAAATTTTAGTGATGCGTtaggaaaaataataaatttaaggcTTAATATATACATTCATCCCTGAACTTAATAATTTTTCTCAAATTAGACCTTAAACTCTTTTTGGATCAGATTAACTCTAAACTTAACAACTGTTATATAGACCAGCCCTACAACTAAtgtcatcaatttttttttttaattgtgaCAAAATCAATCAACCCTGTGtaactaaaaattcaaaatataattttattaccatAGTTTTTTAGTTCTTCTCGATCTTTTAACTTTTCTCTTTATCACCCATTTAGAAGTTTAGAATCAATTCCCTTACCTAACTACTCACTCATCTCTTCATCAAATGGAGGTTGATTTTGATCACAAGGTTTCAAACACTTACCAACAACAATTTCATCTCCAAATGTTTGTAAATCaacattcaaaattttttttggctgaaaatatgtgaagaatcttaaaatagaaaattacatAGTAAATGCTTAATagaaaaactaaagaaaataaagaaaaatatattaaactGTGAGAAAAAAAACCCTAAGAAATCTCCTTGTATATATATTAAACAAAATCCCAGAAAATAATATATAGATTTCTTTTTTAATTCCGACTTTTCTgggttttaattttctttatacaAGGTTCGGTTTCCATGAGCTATTTTTTTATCCTCAATTTTGctattctttttatattttattcatgaaAATCTACGTCTTTTCCATCCCCATCTCATGGCCTCAACTCAAACTATTTCTTATATTGCTTTTTCCAAGTACAAAAGgtgtaagtaaaaaaaaaaaaaactaaattaataTCAATTAGTGTAGAGACAATTCTTTACAATTATAAAATGGGCACTTTTATTTATTGTGGAGGAATAGAGTAATGAATGAGACGTGGATGAGTAGAGGAAGTCTATTTGagttttcttgattttttttttttttttttttggtagtaTTCTTCAATATTTGAATTTGAACAAACCACGGAGGAAAAAAGGAATCTAAAGCAGAttcagaataaaataaaataaaataaaataaaaaggtccAAAAATGGGTACTGATGAAATGTTTGAGAGAGATGGGAGAATCTGGAAGAAGAAAATCAAAGATTTGTAATACAAAAACAAAATTCAAgattaaattatttcaagaaAATGAAAACATTCTTagtttatatgtttataaatatatAGATAAACAAATAATACATGTCAGAATGATATATTAGTTTCCgtcactaaaattttaaaaaaagtaaaCGAAGTTAGCCTCAAGGACTAATGTAAGTAACACTTGTATAATAAAAAAGAAGTCTAAAAACTAATGTAAATTACATTCTAGCAACAACGAGTTTTGATCGTGAAAATGAAAAGCACCGAATTATACTGCGAAAATTAAACTCTTCTCAAATATGCGaaacc
This is a stretch of genomic DNA from Gossypium arboreum isolate Shixiya-1 chromosome 11, ASM2569848v2, whole genome shotgun sequence. It encodes these proteins:
- the LOC108479294 gene encoding ribonuclease TUDOR 1-like; this encodes MAASTASGTGWYKGRVKAVPSGDSLVIMALTSNRPGPPPEKTITLASLIAPRLARRGGVDEPFAWDSREYLRKLCIGKEVTFRVEYAVPSIGREFGSVYLGGDKNVAMLVVSEGWAKVREQGQQKGEASPFLAELLRLEEQAKQQGVGRWSKVPGAAEASIRNLPPSAIGDPSNLDAMGLLAANKGSPMQGIVEQVRDGSTVRVYLLPDFQFVQVFVAGIQAPSMGRRAAAETVVETDLTSDEQNGDASAEPRAALTSAQRLAASSTASSEVSPDPFGPEAKYFTEVRCLNREVRIVLEGVDKFSNLIGSVYYPEGDTAKDLALELVENGLAKYVEWSANMMEDDAKRRLKSAELQAKKARLRMWTNYVPPATNSKAIRDQNFTGKVVEVVSGDCIVVADDSIPYGSPLAERRVNLSSIRCPKMGNPRRVEKPTAYAREAREFLRTRLVGKQVSVQMEYSRKVPMADGAPAASADSRVMDFGSVFLLSSIKGDGDEVSAANASAAGSQQPGLNVAELVVGRGFGTVIRHRDFEERSNYYDALLAAESRAISGKKGIHSAKDPPVMHIQDLTMASAKKARDFLPFLNRGRIPAIVEYVLSGHRFKLLIPKETCSIAFSFSGVRCPGREEPYSDEAIALMRRKIMQRDVVVEVETVDRTGTFLGSLWESKTNVAVTLLEAGLAKLQTSFGSDRIPDAHLLEQAELSAKRKKLKIWENYVEGEEVSNGPATVENKQKELLQVVVTEILGGGKFYVQTVGDQRVSAIQKQLASLTIQEAPVIGAFNPKKGDIVLAQFSMDNSWNRAMIVNAPRGGVQSPTDNFEVFYIDYGNQEEVPYSQLRPLDPSLSASPGLAQLCSLAFLKVPSLDDEFGTEAAQFLSEQTMGSSLQFTAMIEERDVSGGKVKGKGTGTVLIVTLVAEKSDLSINAAMLQEGLARLEKRKRWESKDRKSVIDNLENFQEEAKTGRRGIWQYGDVDSDDDEDLPTLAAAAAKKTGAGRR